A portion of the Gossypium arboreum isolate Shixiya-1 chromosome 8, ASM2569848v2, whole genome shotgun sequence genome contains these proteins:
- the LOC108465455 gene encoding uncharacterized protein LOC108465455: MKKNLISVLSYEKLKIKFDNKCLLATQAEARKRWEKSNEMDHCYMMANVTSTLHKQLESYKTAKTILDKLEDMFECQATVARQSAITNLVNVQQKLGTQVKDHMITLMVYFTKAMDNETNLDQNTQIEKVFKRLSKEFAGFQAACNLGNKKLTLTQLIKELQS, from the coding sequence ATGAAAAAGAACTTGATAAGTGTCTTGAGCTATGagaaacttaaaataaaatttgataataAGTGCCTATTGGCCACTCAAGCTGAGGCTAGAAAACGCTGGGAGAAGTCTAATGAGATGGATCATTGCTATATGATGGCAAACGTGACCAGCACCTTACATAAGCAACTTGAGAGCTATAAGACTGCCAAAACGATTCTGGATAAGCTAGAAGACATGTTTGAATGCCAAGCTACCGTGGCTCGACAGTCTGCTATAACTAATTTGGTAAATGTCCAGCAAAAGCTCGGTACTCAAGTTAAAGACCATATGATAACTCTTATGGTATATTTTACCAAGGCGATGGACAATGAGACCAATTTGGACCAGAACACTCAAATTGAAAAGGTGTTCAAGCGTTTGTCCAAGGAATTTGCTGGCTTTCAGGCCGCATGTAACCTTGGCAACAAAAAATTGACACTTACACAACTCATAAAGGAGTTACAATCTTAA